A region from the Ammospiza nelsoni isolate bAmmNel1 chromosome 1, bAmmNel1.pri, whole genome shotgun sequence genome encodes:
- the LOC132087517 gene encoding inositol 1,4,5-trisphosphate receptor-interacting protein-like 1, whose amino-acid sequence MRLRMELQVKFQEQERIQLEREVKQLVLMQSGTSWRDLLRSALQPWQVWAFAGLLVLLLAVWFMWRKRSCEAEISGEEKKEKEKEEEEEDETWAYDLRWLLDERIQWPVQDLQTGCNRTMALIDNFLTVLRRALSRTFYPVLQQAIGIGSAFEGWTAREEEVVYQVLVALTPPLGHLFHLERDTDQQKPGRNFRVRVELECRCPTEYQGMNMLCFQHHPDVIRRMTQQPNLLDTLCTDSYLDVKKTVHWFCTLVGASWQRLPQSRSWHLVLLPSKRSCNLRLTNSQESFQVKVLFGVRRLASDIFISSRYRGPRTPSTMWPESYAVAETKFFRHMAREAPQDSSHLKCLQLLAHVLARKDFSIHSIKTIVMRLLHTVPVSQWQRRHFLLQLSDALEQLRVSLEEKHLEHFIVGNQKLPEEIRLPPDVLRARPPNLFHGLAQDPTAHSQAMQAYLDLRQRLARVLAYGHC is encoded by the coding sequence ATGCGTCTGCGAATGGAGCTGCAGGTGAAGTTCCAGGAACAGGAGAGGATTCAGCTGGAGCGGGAGGTGAAGCAGCTCGTGCTGATGCAGAGTGGCACATCCTGGAGAGACCTGCTCAGGTCTGCGttgcagccctggcaggtctGGGCATTTGCTGGGCTCTTGGTTCTTCTCTTGGCCGTATGGTTTATGTGGAGGAAAAGAAGTTGTGAGGCAGAGATCAGTGgtgaggagaagaaagaaaaggagaaggaggaagaggaagaggatgagaCATGGGCATATGATCTGAGATGGCTTCTAGACGAGCGCATACAGTGGCCTGTACAGGACCTGCAGACAGGCTGCAACAGGACAATGGCCCTTATAGACAATTTCCTAACTGTCCTTAGGCGTGCCTTGAGTAGGACTTTCTACCCGGTGCTGCAACAAGCCATTGGTATTGGCAGTGCCTTTGAAGGTTGGACTGCCCGTGAGGAGGAAGTTGTGTACCAGGTGCTTGTAGCCCTGACTCCTCCCCTAGGCCACCTCTTCCACCTGGAGCGTGACACTGACCAGCAGAAGCCTGGCAGGAACTTCCGTGTCCGTGTGGAGCTGGAGTGCAGGTGCCCGACAGAGTACCAGGGTATGAACATGCTGTGCTTCCAGCACCACCCTGACGTGATCAGGAGGATGACTCAGCAGCCCAACCTCCTAGACACGCTGTGCACCGACTCCTACCTTGACGTCAAGAAAACTGTCCACTGGTTCTGCACACTGGTGGGAGCAAGCTGGCAGCGCTTGCCCCAGTCACGCAGTTGGCATTTAGTGCTGCTGCCCTCCAAACGCTCCTGCAACCTCAGGCTGACCAACAGCCAAGAAAGCTTCCAGGTTAAGGTGCTGTTTGGGGTGCGGCGACTCGCCTCAGACATCTTTATCAGCAGCCGGTATCGAGGGCCCCGCACCCCAAGCACAATGTGGCCTGAGAGCTATGCTGTGGCAGAGACAAAGTTCTTCAGGCACATGGCCAGGGAGGCCCCCCAGGACAGCTCGCACCTTAAatgcctgcagctccttgccCATGTTCTTGCGCGCAAGGACTTTTCCATCCATTCCATCAAGACCATTGTCATGCGCCTGCTGCACACGGTACCAGTGTCACAGTGGCAAAGGAGACACTTCCTGCTTCAGCTCTCGgatgctctggagcagctgcgTGTATCTCTGGAAGAGAAACACCTGGAGCATTTTATTGTGGGCAACCAGAAGCTTCCAGAGGAGATCAGGCTGCCCCCAGATGTACTAAGGGCTAGGCCACCCAACCTCTTCCACGGTCTGGCACAGGATCCAACTGCCCACTCCCAGGCGATGCAAGCCTACCTTGATCTGCGCCAGCGCCTGGCAAGAGTGCTGGCCTATGGCCACTGTTAG